A region of the Ornithinimicrobium ciconiae genome:
GAGTCCAAGCCGGTCGTCGAGCTCGTCACCACCGACGGCTTCCTCTATCCGAACAAGACACTCCACGAGCGCAGCCTGATGGCGCGCAAGGGATATCCCGAGAGCTATGACCGCCGCGCCCTGCTGCGCTTTGTCATGGAGGTCAAGTCCGGCAAGGCCGAGGTGGCTGCCCCGGTCTACTCCCACATCACCTACGACATCGTCCCCGGCGAGCGGGTCGTGGTCCACTGCCCGGACGTGCTGATCGTCGAGGGGCTCAATGTCCTGCAGCCGCCCCGCCAGCACAGCGACGGCCGCACCGGGCTCTCGGTTGCCGACTTCTTCGACTTCTCGATCTATGTCGACGCCAAGCAGGAACTGATCGAGAAGTGGTATGTCGACCGGTTCCAGGAGTTGCGGCACACCGCGTTCAGCCAGCCGGAATCCTACTTCCACCGCTATGCGAGCCTCGACGACGCCGCCGCGCACGATGTCGCCTCGAGCATCTGGGACGCCATCAACGCCCCCAACCTGGTGGAGAACATCCTGCCGACCCGCGGCCGGGCCACGCTCGTGCTCAGCAAGGGTGAGGACCACGCCGTCAACCGGGTGCGCCTACGTCGGCTGTGAGTATGCCGGACGCGCCGGTCCCCCGATCCGACCCAGCGCGCGCCCGGTCACCTCTGCGGGCGCAAGCTCGCGCACCCGGGCAGCTGTGTGAGCGCAAGCCCACGCGCCCGGTCAGCTGTGCGGGCGAGTCATCGCCAGGACGTCCAGCGCCGCGTCCAGCTGCTCCTCGGTCAGCTCGCCCCGCTCGACGTGGCCGCGCTCGATGACGACCTCACGGATGGTCTGCCGGTTGGCCAGCGACTGCTTGGCCACTGCGGCAGCTGCCTCATAGCCGATGTACTTGTTGAGCGGGGTGACGATCGCACTCGAACTCTCGGCGAGCTCCCGGTTGTGCTCGATATTGGCAGTGATCCCGGAGATGCACCGGTCCGCCAGGACGCGCGATGAGTTGGCCAGCAGGGTGATCGACTCGACCAGCGCCTGACCCATGACCGGCAGCATCACATTGAGCTCAAAGGTGCCGCTGGCACCACCAAAGGTCACCGTCGCGTCGTTGCCGATGACCCGGGCGCACACCATCAAGGTGGCCTCCGGCAGCACCGGGTTGACCTTGCCCGGCATGATCGAGGACCCCGGCTGCAGGTCGGGCAGCTGGATCTCCTGCAGCCCAGCCCGCGGCCCGGAGCCCATCCAGCGCAGGTCGTTGCAGATCTTGGTCAGGGAGACAGCGACCACGCGCAGCTCCCCGCTGAGCGCGACGAGGGCGTCCTGCGTGGACTGGGCCTCGAAGTGGTCCGCTGCCTCGACGAAGTCCACCCCCGTGCGTCGGGACACCTCGGCGATCACCCGCGGGGCGAACTCGGGATGGGCATTGAGGCCGGTCCCCGCCGCGGTGCCGCCGAGGGGCAGCTCGTTGACCTGTGTCTCGGCGGCAAAGCGCACGCGTTGGCGGCCGAGCTCGATCTGGCGGGCATAGCCCCCGAACTCCTGGCCCAGCGTGACCGGCACCGCGTCCATCAGGTGTGTCCGACCAGCCTTGACGACGTCGGCGAACTCTGCGGCCTTGTCTGCCAGAGACTGCTCGAGGTGCTCCAGGGCGGGCAGCAACTCGTCACGGACCAGGCGGGCGGCGGCGACCCGGATCGCGGAGGGGAAGGTGTCATTGCTGGACTGACCGGCGTTGACGTGGTCGTTGGGGTGGACGGTGGGCTCGCCGCCGGTGGCCCTGTTCGCCAGCGTCGCCACGACCTCGTTGACGTTCATGTTGGTCGAGGTGCCCGATCCGGTCTGATAAACGTCGATCGGGAAGTGTGCGTCGTGGCGCCCCTGCACGACCTCGTCCGCCGCCTCGCCGATCGCCCGCGCCCGGTCGGGGTCGATCACCTCGAACTCGGCGTTGACCGCGGCGGCTGCGGACTTCAGCAGCGCCAGGGCGTGGACGATGGCCGGTGGCACCGGTTGCCCGGAGATCGGGAAGTTCTCGACGGCGCGGGCGGTCTGCGCGGCATACAACGCATCGGCCGGCACCTGCACCTCCCCCATCGAGTCGTGCTCCGTCCGCATCGGGACGTCGGGTGTTGAGGTCGAGGGGCTGGGGTCGACAGTCATGCCTCCAGTCTCCCCCGTGCCCTCAGGGCGGCGCCACCCACCCGGGGCACGAGCACGAGGCCCCGCACGCAGCAGACCCCGGCCCGACCATGACGGTCGGACCGGGGTCCTGGTGCCAGGCACCTTCACGGTGCGCGGCATGCGTTGCTGGTGACGCTGCGGCGGTGCGCAGCGTCAGCGCGGGTGGCTCAGTACCAGCCGACGGACTGCGAGTGCGCCCAGGCAGAGCAGGGGCTGCCATAGCGGCCCTGGATGTAGCCCAGGCCCCAGCGGATCTGCGTCGCGGGGTTGGTGCGCCAGTCCGAGCCAGCGCTGGCCATCTTGCTGGCCGGCAGCGACTGCGGGATGCCGTAGGCCCCGGACGAGGGGTTGGTCGCGGTGTGGTTCCAGCCGCTCTCACGCATCCACAGCGAGTCCAGGCAACCGAACTGGTCCTGGCTCCAGCCGTAGCTGCCGAGCATGTTGCGGGCGATGGACCGAGCGTCACCGGCCGGCGGCGCCGGGGCGGGCTCCGGCTCCGGCTCGGGCTCCGGGGCCGGCTGCGGAGCCGGGGCGGCTTCCTCCACCGGCGCCTCGACGCGCTCCTCGGACCGGGAAGCGGCCTGCTCGCGCTCTGCGGCTGCAGCCTCAGTAGCAGCGGCCTCAGCAGCGGCGGCCTCCTCGGCACGCTGGGCAGCGGCCTCCTCAGCGGCCGCCTGCTCGGCAGCGGCACGCTCGGCGGCGATCGTCTCGGACCGCTCGGTCGCCGCGTCGCCACCCTTGCGGGCGCTCCAGGCGGAGAAGTGCAGCTGCGAGTCAGCCAGCTGCTGGTCGACCTGACCGACAGCGTCAGCCAGCGGCGACTGGGCGCCGTCGACGACGCTGCGCAGTGCGGCGTCGCCAACGAAGGGGCTGGCGTCGGAGATGCTGTTCGCCACACCGTCGCCGTCAAGAGTCGGGGATGTGGTCACCGGCATCGCGGCATAGGTGGCCATGGCGACCGCGCCAGCCGCGATGATCGCGGTGACGGCGGTGGCGCCGCGGTGCAGGCGGCGGCCATTGCGGTGCTTGCCGGAAGCAGTGTCGTCGCTGTCGGGCAGCACAGAAAGGTCAGGGGCATTGGACAAGAGAGAACCTCCACGCCCGGGGCACCGTCGGCTGCCAGATGCAGCGGGGGAAACGGTCACGAGCGTTATCAAATCGTGATGTGTCCTTCTACGGTGACAGCCGGAGTCAAGAGTTCGCAAATTCAACCAGGGGTTACGTGGTCAACGTCACACCTCCCCACAGGCCGGCGAGAGAGGCCTGTGGGGCTGGTGTGACGTATGTGGTCTGGCGCTGCGCACCCAGTCAGGGTCAGGCCATCGAGTCGTCGCCCTCGAGCAGATCGGTGACCAGCGCTGCGATCGGGCTGCGCTCACTGCGGTGCAGCGTGACGTGGGCGAACAGCGGGTGCCCCTTGAGCGTCTCGATGACGGCGGCGACGCCGTCATGACGCCCAACGCGCAGGTTGTCCCGCTGGGCCACGTCGTGGGTCAGCACCACCCGCGAACTCTGTCCGATCCGGGAGAGGACAGTGAGCAGCACATTGCGCTCGAGTGACTGCGCCTCGTCCACGATGACAAAGGCGTCGTGGAGCGAGCGCCCGCGGATGTGGGTCAGCGGCAGCACCTCGAGCATGTCGCGATCGATGATCTCCTCCACGACCTCCTTGGACACCACGGCCCCGAGAGTGTCGAAGACCGCCTGGGCCCACGGCCCCATCTTCTCGTTCTCCGTGCCTGGGAGGTAGCCGAGCTCCTGGCCGCCCACGGCATACAGCGGACGAAAGACGATCACCTTGCGGTGCTGGCGACGCTCCATCACTGCCTCGAGCCCAGCGCACAGCGCCAGCGCTGACTTGCCGGTGCCGGCTCGCCCACCGAGGCTGACGATCCCCACGTCGGGGTCGAGCAGGAGGTCGAGGGCGATGCGCTGCTCTGCCGAGCGGCCGTGCAGGCCAAAGGCATCGCGGTCCCCACGCACCAGCTTGACGGCACGGTCCGGGGCCACCCGAGCGAGCGCACTTCCGGACGGGCCGAACACCGTCAGACCGGTGTGCACCAGCAGATCCTGGGCGGCCTCGTGCTCCAGGCGGCCGGTCTCATAGAGCGTGGTCATGCCAGCGTCATCCACCTCCAGCTCGGCCATGCCGGTCCAGCCGGACTCCACCGCCAGCTCGGCGCGATACTCCTGGGCGTCCAGCCCGCACGCCGAGGCCTTGACCCGCATCGGCAAGTCCTTGCTGACCACCGTCACGTCGTGACCCTCGGCACTGAAGTTGCAGGCCACTGCCAGGATCCGCGAGTCGTTGTCCCCGAGGCGGAAGCCGGCCGGCAGTGAGGCGGGGTCGGTGTGATTGAGCTCCACCCGCAGGGTGCCTCCCGTGGTGCCCACTGGCACGAGGTCGCTCAGACCGTCGTGCTTGACCCGCAGATCATCGAGCAGCCGCAGCGCCTCCCGGGCAAAGTAGCCCAGCTCCGGGTGGTGCCTCTTGGCCTCGAGCTCGGTGATCACCACGATCGGCAGGATCACCTGGTGCTCGGCAAACCTCAGCAGCGCCCGCGGGTCGGACAGCAGGACGGAGGTGTCCAGGACATAGGTCTTGGTGCTCGTCGCGGAGGCAGCAAGATCGGCGACGGGTGCTGCGGCAGCAGTGGTTGAGACAGCGGCGGGCGTAGTAGAAGCAGCGCGCGTGGAACGGGTGACGGATCGGCTGGTGGTGGATGCCATGTCGACTCTCCCTGCACGCGTGCAAGCGCTACGCGTGACGGCGGTGGGCTGACCGGGACGGGACCCAGACCACGCGGTCGAGGTGCCGGCGCCGGCCCCCCGCCCAGAGCTGTCGCTCCATGTGGTGAGCCTCCCGAACGAGGACGGGTGTCCTGCGTCACCCCTGACGTTAGGCGCGACGCGCCCCGGGAGGGGTCATTAGCGCGGCGTTTCGGCAAACGTGCCGCCTCGCGTCCCGAAGGGTTCACCGCGGCGTCACCGCAGGTTCTCCTGCGACCGGCCCGTGCCGGGCACCCCCAGCGCTGCGCTCAGTTGCCGAACCGACGCTCCCGCTCGGCGTAGGCCCGCAGCGCACGCAGGAAGTCGACCTTGCGGAAGTCCGGCCAGTAGGCCTCACAGAAGTAGAACTCACTGTGTGCGCTCTGCCAGAGCAGGAATCCGCCGAGCCGCTGCTCGCCGCTGGTGCGGATCACCAGGTCCGGGTCGGGCTGACCCTTGGTGTAGAGGTGCTCGGCGATGTCGTCCACCTCAAGGGTCTGAGCCAGCTCAGCGATCGGCGTCCCCCGCTCGGCCGCCTCGGCCAGCAGGGAGCGCACCGCGTCGGCGATCTCCTGGCGCCCGCCATAGCCGATCGCCACATTCACGACCATGCCGTCCACCTCGGCCGTGCGCTCGACGGCGGCGCGCAGCACGCGCACCGTCTTCTCGGGCAGCAGGTGGGCGGCCCCGACCAGGTTGATCCGCCACCGATCCACCTCGGCCAGCTCGGACACGACGTCCTCGATGATCTGCAGCAGGGGCTCCACCTCACGGACATCGCGGCGCAGGTTGTCCGTGGACAGCAGCCACAGAGTCACCACCTCGACCCCCGCCTCCCGGCACCACTCGAGCAGCGGCGCGATGTTGTCCGCGCCCGCACGGTGGCCCTGGGCGGTGTCTGCGCCGCGCAACCTGGCCCAGCGGCGGTTGCCATCGAGCATGACCCCCACGTGGCGCGGCATGCGATCTGCCGGAAGATGCCTGGTCAGCGATCTGTTGTAGACCCGATAGAGCAGGTCGCGGGGAGAACGCATAGCGTCAACCTACTCGCCGTCACGCGGTGGAGTGTGGCAAGTCTCGTGACAATTCTTAGGTTACCCACTCGTAACCTACGTCATCGTAGGTTAGTATTGGTCCATGGAACACCGCTCTTCGCCCGCCAAGGACCGAGGCCGCGTGCACCAGGCCACGGAGTCTGCTGTGCAAGAGGTCCGGGAGTCCGCCCACGAGGTCAAGGACGCTGCACGGGAGGCAGTCGCGGCCATCAAGCCCCGGCTGCGCGGGTGGCTTCACCTGGTCACGACCCCACTGGCCCTGGCCGGCGGCATCGTCCTGGTCAGCTTCGCCCCCGACACCCCCTCCCGCATCGCGGCGGCCATCTTCGCGATCACCGCGGTGCTGCTGTTTGGCACCTCGGCGATCTATCACCGCGGCAACGGTCACTTCAGTGCCCGGACCAGCCGGATCCTCAAGCGGCTGGACCACGCCAACATCTTCCTGATCATCGCCGGCACCTACACGCCGTTCGCGGTGCTGCTCCTGCCCGAGGGGCAGGGACAGACCCTGCTCTGGATCGTCTGGAGCGGAGCCATCGCCGGGGTCCTGTTCCGCGTGCTCTGGGTCGGCGCGCCGCGCTGGCTCTACACGCCCGTCTATGTCGCGCTCGGCTGGGTCGCGGTCTTCTATCTGCCGGGCTTCTGGCGCAATGGCGGCGCAGGAGTGGTGGCGCTCATCGCGGTCGGCGGGCTGCTCTACACCCTGGGCGCCGTCGTCTACGGCACCAAGCGGCCCAACCCCTCACCGCGCTGGTTCGGCTTCCACGAGATCTTCCACGCCTTCACGATCCTGGCCTTCGCCGCGCACTACATCGCGGTGTCCTTCTCGGTCTACGGCGCGATCCCGGCTGCTGCCGGCTGACCTCAGCCTGTCGGAGGCGCGTCGCCGTCCGGATCGGCTCGCCGACCGTCTCCCGCCCCACGCTGCTGCTCGTCTCCCGCCCCCCGCTGCTGCTCATCTCCGGAGTCCCCGGTTGAGGCGGAGCCGTCACCTGCTGCTGCCGCGTCTGTCTCGTGAGCCAGTCGGTCGCGGCGCTCCTGAGTCAGCCGCTCCTCCTCGAGGCGCAGCTTCTCCTGGTGGTCGAGGCGGCGGAGTCGTCTGCTGAGGTCATAGCCCAGGAAGATGACGGCGACGGCGAGGAAGAACAGCCCCAGGAAGGCTCCCAGGCCGCCGGTGACCTCAACACTCGTGCCGTTCATGAGGCCTGCTCGTCGCCGTGCGCGTCGACGTGCGCCTCGTCGGCCTCGTGACTCTGGTCGCGGTCATGGTGCCCCTCAACCTCGGTGATCTCGTCGTGCAGGTCGTCGGTCTGGCGGGCGTCGTCGATGCCGTCGCCGTCCGCGTCGACCGGGGGCGGCGGGACCGAGCGGTAGGCGACCACCACCTCACCGTCAGCGTCCCGCGCGGGCTCCTGACGGCATACGGCCTCCAGGTCCAGCTCGCGCAGCCCGGCGAACAGGTCCGACTCCGGGAAGGAGGGCTCGACCAGCGACCGCGCAAGCTCCCAGTCCTCGGTAGCGTGCACCCTCTGCTGCAGCTCCATCGGGACGGCAAACCAGAACCCTTCGGGATCCACCTGGGTCGCGTGGGCCCGCAGGGCGTCGTCCCGCACGGGGAAGAACTCGGCGCACTCCACGTGGGTGTTCACGTCCCGCTCCGGCCGGTTGCGCGCGCCGGTGACCCAGTCCTCGTAGGGCGACTCCAGTCCCTCGGCGAGCATCGCGTCGTGGATCGTGCGGATCCGCTTGATCGACCAGCCGGAGTAGTAGAGCTTCTGCGGCTGCCAGGGCTGCCCAGCATGCGGGTATGCCGTGGGGTCACCGGCCGCGTGGAAGGCCGCCATCGACACCACGTGGGTCATGATGTGGTCGGGGTGCGGATAGCCGCCGTTCTCGTCATAGGTGGTCAGCACGTGCGGACGGAACTCACGGATGACCCGCACCAGCGCCTCGGTCGTCACGTCGACCGGCTCCAGCGCGAAGCAGCCCGGCGGCAGCGGCGGGAGCGGGTCTCCCTCAGGCAGACCGGAGTCGACGAAGCCCAGCCAGGTGTGCTGCACGCCGAGGATCTCGGCGGCCCGGGCCATCTCATCGCGGCGCACCTGCGTAAGGTCACGCTCGATGCGGGTGTTGCCTTTGAGCGCCTCGTTGAGGATGTCGCCGCGCTCGCCGCCGGTGCAGGACACCACCATCACCTGCACGCCCTCGGCGACATACTTTGCCGTGGTGGCAGCGCCCTTGCTGGACTCGTCGTCCGGGTGTGCGTGGACGGCCATCAGGCGGAGTTCCTGAGACACCCTTGTGCTCCTCGTGTCTGGGGTGACGGACAATGGTGTCGCGCCCCGGCGCGACAGCACCACCCATCCTCTCACCCTCCGGCAGGCTTGATGTCCCCACCGCACCCAGCGCGACCTGGTCCCGATGTCACCGCGAGTCCATCCACCCCGGACGGAGCCCCATGAGCAGCACCGCAGCACCCACAGTCTCTCGCCGCACCTGGTGGATCGTGGGCACCGTGGGAGTCGTCGTGATGACGGCCTTCGCCATCTGGTTCGGCATCGCGGGCGCGAGCGGCAAGGTGCACTGGTACAACGCCGGCTTCGAGATCGTCTCTGACGAGCAGATCGACGTCAGGTTTGACGTCCGCCGGGATCCCACCCGCGCCGTCACCTGCGACCTGCACGCCCTGGACGAGCACCACGCCAGGGTCGGCACCGGCCAGGTCACGGTGCCCCCGGCCGACACCTCCCCGACCCGCCACGTGGAGCCGTTGCGCACGGTGAGCCGGGCCGTGACGGGCTATGTCGACTCCTGCTCCTACACCGGCTGACGCCCGTCTCGACCACCTCTGCGGCGCGGGCTGCACAGACCCGCCGGCCGGCATACTCGTGACCGGATCGTGACCTGCTCAGATGGTCATTGGCCGTTTCCTTGTTAGACTTAAACCTCGAGAAGGTCCGGGCCGGACGACCTGAGCACAAGGAAACCTCAGGACATCCCATCGCCCGGACCTCACTGTTTGATCGTGACAGGGACTCCGCACTGCGCGAGACCCGGCCCTGGCTCGTGACCCGAGGAGTGACTGAAGTGACCGACACAACCACCAAGCAGACGGCTACCTACCTGACGCCCGAGGCGCACGCCCGCCTGCAGGCGGAGTTGGCCCATCTCAAGGGCGAGGGACGCACCGAGATCTCCCAGCGCATCGAGGAGGCCCGCGAGGAGGGCGACCTCAAGGAGAACGGTGGCTACCACGCGGCCAAGGAGGAGCAGGGCAAGATGGAGGCCCGCATCCGCCAGCTCGAGCAGCTGCTGCAGAACGTCACCATCGGTGACGCCCCGGCGGACGACGGTGTCGTCGAGCCCGGGATGATCGTGACCGTCGAGATGTTCGGCGACACCGAGAAGTTCCTGCTCGGCAGCCGCGAGATCATCGGTGACGACGAGACGCTGACCGTCTACAGCGAGAAGTCCCCGATGGGTGCGGCGATCCTGGGCCACGGCCCCGGTGACAACGTGACCTTCACCGCCCCCAACGGCAAGAGCATCGACGTCAAGGTCATCTCCGCGACGCCCTACTCCTCCTGAGCAGGGGCCAGCCACGCTGGCCACAGACGCCCCGCGCGCCGGTTGTCAACCGGCCGCCGCGGGGCGTTGTTGTATGCCGTCAGCCGG
Encoded here:
- a CDS encoding DUF4307 domain-containing protein produces the protein MSSTAAPTVSRRTWWIVGTVGVVVMTAFAIWFGIAGASGKVHWYNAGFEIVSDEQIDVRFDVRRDPTRAVTCDLHALDEHHARVGTGQVTVPPADTSPTRHVEPLRTVSRAVTGYVDSCSYTG
- a CDS encoding aggregation-promoting factor C-terminal-like domain-containing protein, which produces MSNAPDLSVLPDSDDTASGKHRNGRRLHRGATAVTAIIAAGAVAMATYAAMPVTTSPTLDGDGVANSISDASPFVGDAALRSVVDGAQSPLADAVGQVDQQLADSQLHFSAWSARKGGDAATERSETIAAERAAAEQAAAEEAAAQRAEEAAAAEAAATEAAAAEREQAASRSEERVEAPVEEAAPAPQPAPEPEPEPEPAPAPPAGDARSIARNMLGSYGWSQDQFGCLDSLWMRESGWNHTATNPSSGAYGIPQSLPASKMASAGSDWRTNPATQIRWGLGYIQGRYGSPCSAWAHSQSVGWY
- a CDS encoding class II fumarate hydratase, coding for MTVDPSPSTSTPDVPMRTEHDSMGEVQVPADALYAAQTARAVENFPISGQPVPPAIVHALALLKSAAAAVNAEFEVIDPDRARAIGEAADEVVQGRHDAHFPIDVYQTGSGTSTNMNVNEVVATLANRATGGEPTVHPNDHVNAGQSSNDTFPSAIRVAAARLVRDELLPALEHLEQSLADKAAEFADVVKAGRTHLMDAVPVTLGQEFGGYARQIELGRQRVRFAAETQVNELPLGGTAAGTGLNAHPEFAPRVIAEVSRRTGVDFVEAADHFEAQSTQDALVALSGELRVVAVSLTKICNDLRWMGSGPRAGLQEIQLPDLQPGSSIMPGKVNPVLPEATLMVCARVIGNDATVTFGGASGTFELNVMLPVMGQALVESITLLANSSRVLADRCISGITANIEHNRELAESSSAIVTPLNKYIGYEAAAAVAKQSLANRQTIREVVIERGHVERGELTEEQLDAALDVLAMTRPHS
- the mca gene encoding mycothiol conjugate amidase Mca, whose product is MSQELRLMAVHAHPDDESSKGAATTAKYVAEGVQVMVVSCTGGERGDILNEALKGNTRIERDLTQVRRDEMARAAEILGVQHTWLGFVDSGLPEGDPLPPLPPGCFALEPVDVTTEALVRVIREFRPHVLTTYDENGGYPHPDHIMTHVVSMAAFHAAGDPTAYPHAGQPWQPQKLYYSGWSIKRIRTIHDAMLAEGLESPYEDWVTGARNRPERDVNTHVECAEFFPVRDDALRAHATQVDPEGFWFAVPMELQQRVHATEDWELARSLVEPSFPESDLFAGLRELDLEAVCRQEPARDADGEVVVAYRSVPPPPVDADGDGIDDARQTDDLHDEITEVEGHHDRDQSHEADEAHVDAHGDEQAS
- the trhA gene encoding PAQR family membrane homeostasis protein TrhA, with the protein product MEHRSSPAKDRGRVHQATESAVQEVRESAHEVKDAAREAVAAIKPRLRGWLHLVTTPLALAGGIVLVSFAPDTPSRIAAAIFAITAVLLFGTSAIYHRGNGHFSARTSRILKRLDHANIFLIIAGTYTPFAVLLLPEGQGQTLLWIVWSGAIAGVLFRVLWVGAPRWLYTPVYVALGWVAVFYLPGFWRNGGAGVVALIAVGGLLYTLGAVVYGTKRPNPSPRWFGFHEIFHAFTILAFAAHYIAVSFSVYGAIPAAAG
- a CDS encoding PhoH family protein is translated as MASTTSRSVTRSTRAASTTPAAVSTTAAAAPVADLAASATSTKTYVLDTSVLLSDPRALLRFAEHQVILPIVVITELEAKRHHPELGYFAREALRLLDDLRVKHDGLSDLVPVGTTGGTLRVELNHTDPASLPAGFRLGDNDSRILAVACNFSAEGHDVTVVSKDLPMRVKASACGLDAQEYRAELAVESGWTGMAELEVDDAGMTTLYETGRLEHEAAQDLLVHTGLTVFGPSGSALARVAPDRAVKLVRGDRDAFGLHGRSAEQRIALDLLLDPDVGIVSLGGRAGTGKSALALCAGLEAVMERRQHRKVIVFRPLYAVGGQELGYLPGTENEKMGPWAQAVFDTLGAVVSKEVVEEIIDRDMLEVLPLTHIRGRSLHDAFVIVDEAQSLERNVLLTVLSRIGQSSRVVLTHDVAQRDNLRVGRHDGVAAVIETLKGHPLFAHVTLHRSERSPIAALVTDLLEGDDSMA
- the greA gene encoding transcription elongation factor GreA; the protein is MTDTTTKQTATYLTPEAHARLQAELAHLKGEGRTEISQRIEEAREEGDLKENGGYHAAKEEQGKMEARIRQLEQLLQNVTIGDAPADDGVVEPGMIVTVEMFGDTEKFLLGSREIIGDDETLTVYSEKSPMGAAILGHGPGDNVTFTAPNGKSIDVKVISATPYSS
- the coaA gene encoding type I pantothenate kinase, producing the protein MSPMATNGAGVTSPYVELDRASWAALRQQHPMLLSQEDITRLQGLGERLDLQEIEEVYLPLSRLLSFYEHEVEQLHQVTSNFLGERHERTPFVIGVAGSVAVGKSTTARILQALIQRWESKPVVELVTTDGFLYPNKTLHERSLMARKGYPESYDRRALLRFVMEVKSGKAEVAAPVYSHITYDIVPGERVVVHCPDVLIVEGLNVLQPPRQHSDGRTGLSVADFFDFSIYVDAKQELIEKWYVDRFQELRHTAFSQPESYFHRYASLDDAAAHDVASSIWDAINAPNLVENILPTRGRATLVLSKGEDHAVNRVRLRRL
- a CDS encoding isoprenyl transferase; amino-acid sequence: MRSPRDLLYRVYNRSLTRHLPADRMPRHVGVMLDGNRRWARLRGADTAQGHRAGADNIAPLLEWCREAGVEVVTLWLLSTDNLRRDVREVEPLLQIIEDVVSELAEVDRWRINLVGAAHLLPEKTVRVLRAAVERTAEVDGMVVNVAIGYGGRQEIADAVRSLLAEAAERGTPIAELAQTLEVDDIAEHLYTKGQPDPDLVIRTSGEQRLGGFLLWQSAHSEFYFCEAYWPDFRKVDFLRALRAYAERERRFGN